ATGAACTCCAACGCATTGAACATGGGCGCGACGCGGAACGAGGGGCGATCGAAGGCCGCACGAAAGAACTTGAAGAGAAAGTGAAAGCACTCACGGCGCAGAACAGGAACGTGAAACAGGAGTATCAGGATGTCAAGCGTAATAATGATACGCTGAAGTCGTTGGTAGCGCGGTATCAGAAAGAGCTGAAAGATCGCTCCCATGCTGGCCAGGCGGCGGCTGCCACAGTGACCCCCAATCAGCTTGCTTCCGGAACTACTCAGGCAACTCCGGCAGCGTCGGCGGCGATGAATATCAATAAAGTGTCAGCGAACGACATGGTGCTCTTCCTTGGTCTGAAACAGGATGAGGCCGAGCGCATCGTGAGCAATCGCCCCTATCGTGTGAAGGGCGAGTTGGTCGCAAAGAATGTCGTGCCCAAAGAAACCTTCGATCTGATCAAAGATCGAATCTCAGTCACGCCGTAGATCAGACCTCGATCAGTTTCCCGTAATACCACAGGCCGTTCTCTGTAAGAGGAGAACGGCCCGTTTTGTTTGCGACTCACCATCCCGATCGTCCTCACGGGTTTGCACGACCGACGCGAACGGGTCGTTTCTGTTCGTAAGCTCAGCCCGTCGTGCCCTGTTCGTCTTGGTTCGTGAGGTTCCTCGTGCGGGGGAAAGTCGGTATTGCGTGACCCAGAGATGACACATGATAGAACGGTCGAATTGGACGCGTTATTCCAAACGGCTGAGCCCCCAGCTGTAGCTGATTGTCTATCGGCTCACGGAGATTACGGACCATTGAGAGATGTATTGCGCGACCGTCAGTCGCCGGTTCAAGCGGGCGGAGCAGGCGACTGTATGAGTACAAAGCCTAATACTAATTATGCTTCTCTTACGCCTTGATCTGGTCCACACGGATCTGTATAACTAAGATAGATTTTGTCTTAGTTATATGGCGCTTTACGCTTCCAGGGTTGAATATGGGCTGCATTGCCTTCTTTATCTCGTCGGCCCTTCAGGCACGATAAAAGCAAACGTGGCGGACCTGGCGAAGTTGCAAGGCATCTCGCCAACTTTTGTCGCCAAATTGTTCACTAAAATGAAAAAGGGCGGCTTGGTCACCGCGAGCGAAGGAGCAGGCGGCGGGTACATACTGGCCCGTCCACCAGCAGAGATCACAGTCTGGGATGCGGTCGTGGCCTTGGAGGGTAGCAAGGCGCTTTTTAAATGTACGGAAGTTCGCCTGAACTGCGCCTTGTTCGGTGCGTCACCTCCTGCGTGGGCAAAGAAGGGTGTCTGTAGCATTCATGCAGTGATGCAAGAGGCAGAACGCCGGATGCAACAAACGCTTGATGCGTATACGCTTGCGGACTTGGCCCAACAAGTCGAGCGAAAGGCGCCGAAGGAGTTTCTGAACGAGGTCAATACCTGGTTCGAACGGCCCAAGATCCGCCCTGGTGAACATCTCCACCGTAAGAAGAGGTGAGATCCAGCTGATCGCGCAGTTGTCAAATCTGACGTCTCTTGGATCAGCCCACGTAGGAGCCGTTTTCAAGAGACAGATACATAATCTTGACGTACGCATAGAAAGGACTCAACGATGAAGAACCTGCTGTTGACCTGCTGTTTTGTGAGCCTCATGTCCAGCCCACTTTGGGCACAGCAAGCTGAAGTCACGCCGCTACTCTCGAAAGATCTTGCCGATATACCCGGCAAGGAAGGACTGATGATCACAGTCAATTTTCCTCCTGGTTCAACCGACTCAGTGCACCGACACAATGCGCATGCATTCATCTATGTGCTGGAAGGCTCCATCATCATGCAGGTAGAGGGTGGTAAACCTGTCACCTTGACGGCAGGACAAACCTTCTACGAAGGACCGAACGATGTGCATACGGTTGGCAAAAATGCAAGCAATACTAAGCCGGCAAAGTTTCTAGTGATCTTCCTCAAGGACAAGCAGGCACCAGTCCTGGTGCCGGTCAAGTAGTTGGCTGCTAGGGAGAATGTTTTTGTCACGCGAGGGGGAGTGCCAGTTGGAAAACCTCGTCTTTCAGTCGCGAGCGCAAGGACAAAGCCCATATGAAGATTGTAGTCATTGGCGGCAGCGGGCAGATCGGCGCGCGGCTGGTCAGACAGCTTAATCAACGGGGACATCAAGGCATACCAGCATCACCCACATCGGGTATCGACACGCTCACGGGCGCTGGGCTGGCAGCAGTGTTGGAGGACGCTCAGGTCGTTATTGACGTTACGAATCCGACGTCCTTCGAATCCGGCACGGTGATGCATTTTTTTGACACATCGACACGAAATCTCCTGTCTGCTGAAGCAGAGGCAAAGGTGGAGCACCACGTTGTGCTGTCGGTCGTCGGGGCAGATCGTATGGCGGACGTCGGCTATATGCGCGCGAAAGTGGCTCAAGAGCAATTGGTCCAGCGGGGACAGATACCCTATACAATAGTTCGAGCTACACAATTTTTTGAATTCATCAGGACGATCACCGACTTAGGTACTAAAGGCGCGACGGTTCGACTCCCTCCGGCGCTGATGCAGCCGATTGCTGCGGATGACGTCGTCGCTTTTCTGGTGGAAGTGACCGAACGCGCGCCGAGCAACAGTACGATCGATCTGGCAGGACCTGATCGAGTCCGTATGGACGAAATCGCACGCCGTCTTTTGAATGTCAGCCAAGACCCTCGCGAGGTCCTGTCCGATCATCAGGCGCTCTATTTCGGCGGGAGGCTAGACGACCGATCGTTGGTGCCTGCCGGTCGCCATTGCGTCGGCATGACTCATTTCCAAGACTGGCTCAGAATCCAACCACCGCCACTTCTTTATGCCCAACCAAACAGGGAATAGAAAGAAATACGGATCCGATTGAGGTGCGAAGATTAAAAAAGAGGTCGGATAGAAAGGGGGATAGGCTACTTTTATGTGGGGAAGCCCATGGACGACTCCGCGCTCTGCTGGTGGATTCTCGTCAGAGCCGGGTAGAGCGGAGAACGTCTCGTTCATTTTGTAATCCACCATCTCCTCGGGTTGCTCAACCTTCCTCATGGCTGTGAGGGAGAAATTTGTACAACGATCTCTGACAGGGAAGGGTCTTGGTTGACGATGTAGTGGATCGGTGACGGGAAACCGGAGGTTTCGTCGGTCATCACCGATTCACGTAGGTAATGTCGAGTGGAATCATCGAGCAGCGTGCTATCGAAGGTCGCCGAAGGGACCCTGTCCGTACGAGAGAATCGAATGACGAGCATGTCAGGCGTCGACGGGACGGAAATGGTCAGGGGGGTATGGGCCGTGAGTTTGGAGGAGGGCTGTTCGGCCTCTGAGATTGGGAACAGGAGTTGGGGATTTGAGGAGCCATCGTGCTTCCATAGTTGCAGATAGCCATCTTGATTGGACTCAATGGTGAGCTTCAGGGATACGACCTGGGGCGCCGTCTCTATGGCACTGTCCTGGTAGCGTTCGGACTGTTCTTTGTGGCTGACACTATACCGAATACCCGCTGGTTGATGGGGGGCAGGGCGCTTGCTCTTGGTCATCGCCAATGATTGGGGTGTGAGTTCTGACTGATCTAGAGACTGAGCAGATTCGCTCCCAGCCTTCTCACGTCGTCGAGTATCTCCTGCCATCGACCTATCTTGGCCCTGCGGTCCTGCTCCATAGAAGAGGGAACGAGCACTCAGCGTTGAGCTGGTTTGGCCGGACGTTGCTGCTGCCGGAATCTTTGTCGGTGCAGGTAGAGAAGCAGCAGTGGGGGGCGTGCTCGCAGGTTGTTGATCAGTCGAGGCTGAAGTTTGTTCTTCCGGCCCGGCGAGCTTATCCGACGTTGATTCGTCCGGTCTTTGCAGCTCAGACGCCTCATGCTGTTGGAGGGGACTCTTGCTCGATGAAACTCCAGCACGTCGTTCCTCTAGTTTACCTAGTGCGGAGGACTTTTGTTTCGCCGTCTTATTGTAGGGCGCTTCTTTTCTGATCGAAGCTGCTTGTTCCACGTTGTCTTGTGCGTTCAGTTGAGGCTTATTGATCGTCGGTGCCGTGGGTTGGGTAGTGGAAGGTACGGAAGCGGGAGGAGCCGCAGTCATCACCTCTTCAGTGGCGAGGGATCGGCCGGCTTCTTTCACACTGTCCTCGTAGATTCTTGTGCCAAGGATAACCGCAAAGACGACTGTGGCGAGGCCCCCGGCCCAAGCAAGTACGGCTGGCCGACGGAACCAATCGGACCATGATGCAGTCTCAACGGCGCTTGTTGTCTGAGTCGCTTGTAAGGCCTGCAACAGTCTCCGGCGCACCACAGGATCAGTGAGTAATTCTTTCAGTGATTGCTCATCAGCAAGTGCAGTGAACAATTGTTGATCAGTGAGCGCTGTCCTGTAGAGCTGTTGTTTCTCCTCAGCTGTCAGCGTATCCGCCGCAAATCCTCCGAGAAGTTTTTCTAGATCGTGTTCCGACATTGTTATAGGACCATGAAGTCTGACGAGTTGTTTGCACTCAGCACTACTAGAGTCATTCCCAACTGCCTCCCATAAGCCCAAGGAGGTGCTTCCTACATCGCAGATCCCAGGTATAAATCGTATTGATGGAGGATTGGCCCATCAATTGCTGAATCTCTGGAAAACTCTTTCCTTCTAACTTCCATGTGAACAAGTCTCGACAGCGTTCCCCCAATTGTGTGATGGCAGTTAATAGTCGATCAACGCGTTGCTTCTGATCGAGTTGAACCATAGGATTGTCCCTGGTATCGGCTAGCGGGAAATCCTCGACCGACTCCTGATGATACTCACCTCGCCGCAAGGCCTTGCGATGGGCATCCAGCATCTTGTACCGCAACACCTGAAAGGCCAAGGGGACGAGCTCGGTCAATTCAGTCACGTGTGAATACTTGTTGTGCAGGACGGCTAAAACGTCCTGTGTCAGGTCTTCAGCATGATCCCTCGATAGACGTGATGTCGCAAACGCGAGAATCCTTTCGCGAAGGGCGGTCAGTGTCTGGTCACGGTCCATCAATGGTCAGCGATCGAAGCGGTTGTCGAATCAGATGCCAGCCGTGTTTGATAAACCCTGTTTCATTTCCCAACCGGATTAGTGCACATGGCGACCAGTCCAATCTGGATGCCTCGCAGGCTGTTCAGAAAGGCTGTCCAGCAAGACCGCAGCGAGCGAAGAGGCGAATCGTACTCTGTTCCGTACGGTGAGCCTCTGAGAGACGCGAGAACGCCGCTGGCGGCCTTTGTCAGCAGCCTGCCAGGTCTCCGATCGATCGGAAGTGGAGATTGAGCCCGGTGCATACCTCAACTTGCCGATCGAAACGGTTTTTGGTGTGAATCATACTCCACAATTTGCCAAGGCCTACTCGCCCCCAAGCTGCCATATGGAAAACCGACAAGGGATAGTCTGTTCCAAAGAGGAGGCGGGATTGCAGTTCGGGATGATGTCTGAGATGCAGCAACATCTTCAGTCGATGGGGCTGGGTGAGGGCTGAAATGTCGGCATAGAAGTTCGGATAACGCTCGCACAGTTCACGAAATGTTGGAAGAAATTTTTCATACAGCATCAACCCATAGCTGCAGGCGTGGGCCGCAATGACGGTCACCCCTTCGTCCAGTGCCAAGCGAAGCCGATCAGGATCTCCCAGGGATTGATCTTTGCCGATCAGACTAAATTCATACCCAACGTGGCTCAAGAACGGCAGTCTTCGTTGAGCCAATGCACGATAGAACGGTCGGTATTTCTCATCCGCCGGGTTGAAGTGCTGGGCGTTCGGTAAGACTTTGATGAGCACCGCACCGGCATCCGCACAGCGATGGACTTCGTCTATGGCATCTTCACGCTGGGGATTGATCGAAGGACCGGCGAGAAAGACCTCTGGATAGTCTTTCACGGCCTTGAAGACATAATCGTTACTGACGAGAAAGTCCGTGTGCCGACGATTGAGGAGGCCGGTCTGATCATAGAATCCATCCATTCCCAGGAGCACGACTTTCCGCACGTATCGTGAGGTACGCAACTCTGCCAGAAGATGGTCGAGATAGCGCTGATTCGTCTCACGCGGGTGCGCCGGCGAGAGGTCATGTTTCCATAAGAGGAAACGAAATAAGGGGCTTCGCAGTAAGTTGGGTGAGATGAAACACCCGTTGTCACCGTCCGGCAGGGCAGCCAGATGGACATGGCAGTCGATGAGGGATTTGCCTGTAGGTGCCATTAGGTGTTGCGAGTTTCGAAATCCACCAGGATTCCAGTTTTGCGTTCCGCATTTGGAATTCAAACTCGAGACGCGAAACCCGAAACGGGTTTATCCCCCCTGCAGTCGTTCTGCCGCGATCCGCTTCACCCCTCGCAGATCGAGTTTTCCAGTGCCAAGAACCGGCAATGCGTCGACTTTCACGACGTGATGCCGAGACGGAATGAACAGATTCGGGAGGCCCATGGCGGATAGTTTTGAGAGGATATCGGGAATCACAGCTTCATCCAACGTGTGCAGGACGGCTAAGCGCTCTCCTTTTTTCTCGTCAGGGAGGCCGGTCACAGCAAAGACTTGCATCTCGGCACCGGACGCTTGCTGCAAGGCTTCCTCAACCTTTCCGT
This genomic interval from Nitrospira sp. contains the following:
- a CDS encoding Rrf2 family transcriptional regulator, with the translated sequence MALYASRVEYGLHCLLYLVGPSGTIKANVADLAKLQGISPTFVAKLFTKMKKGGLVTASEGAGGGYILARPPAEITVWDAVVALEGSKALFKCTEVRLNCALFGASPPAWAKKGVCSIHAVMQEAERRMQQTLDAYTLADLAQQVERKAPKEFLNEVNTWFERPKIRPGEHLHRKKR
- a CDS encoding cupin domain-containing protein → MKNLLLTCCFVSLMSSPLWAQQAEVTPLLSKDLADIPGKEGLMITVNFPPGSTDSVHRHNAHAFIYVLEGSIIMQVEGGKPVTLTAGQTFYEGPNDVHTVGKNASNTKPAKFLVIFLKDKQAPVLVPVK
- a CDS encoding SDR family oxidoreductase encodes the protein MKIVVIGGSGQIGARLVRQLNQRGHQGIPASPTSGIDTLTGAGLAAVLEDAQVVIDVTNPTSFESGTVMHFFDTSTRNLLSAEAEAKVEHHVVLSVVGADRMADVGYMRAKVAQEQLVQRGQIPYTIVRATQFFEFIRTITDLGTKGATVRLPPALMQPIAADDVVAFLVEVTERAPSNSTIDLAGPDRVRMDEIARRLLNVSQDPREVLSDHQALYFGGRLDDRSLVPAGRHCVGMTHFQDWLRIQPPPLLYAQPNRE
- a CDS encoding sigma-70 family RNA polymerase sigma factor encodes the protein MDRDQTLTALRERILAFATSRLSRDHAEDLTQDVLAVLHNKYSHVTELTELVPLAFQVLRYKMLDAHRKALRRGEYHQESVEDFPLADTRDNPMVQLDQKQRVDRLLTAITQLGERCRDLFTWKLEGKSFPEIQQLMGQSSINTIYTWDLRCRKHLLGLMGGSWE
- a CDS encoding amidohydrolase family protein — translated: MAPTGKSLIDCHVHLAALPDGDNGCFISPNLLRSPLFRFLLWKHDLSPAHPRETNQRYLDHLLAELRTSRYVRKVVLLGMDGFYDQTGLLNRRHTDFLVSNDYVFKAVKDYPEVFLAGPSINPQREDAIDEVHRCADAGAVLIKVLPNAQHFNPADEKYRPFYRALAQRRLPFLSHVGYEFSLIGKDQSLGDPDRLRLALDEGVTVIAAHACSYGLMLYEKFLPTFRELCERYPNFYADISALTQPHRLKMLLHLRHHPELQSRLLFGTDYPLSVFHMAAWGRVGLGKLWSMIHTKNRFDRQVEVCTGLNLHFRSIGDLAGC